The Kordia sp. SMS9 genome window below encodes:
- a CDS encoding ferritin gives MLSQNMESALNAQIRIEAESSQVYLAMASFAETQGFEGVASFMYEHSDEERMHMLKLVKYVNERGGHALVSQLSEPPKEYGSFKEMFQKLFEHEVKVSKSINDLVHISLQEQDYATHNFLQWYVAEQIEEEALARNILDKINLIGDDKGGLYLFDRDVQAITVQSSTDITQ, from the coding sequence ATGTTATCACAAAATATGGAGAGCGCACTCAACGCGCAAATACGAATAGAAGCTGAATCTTCGCAAGTATACTTAGCGATGGCAAGTTTTGCAGAAACGCAAGGTTTTGAAGGAGTTGCCTCGTTCATGTACGAGCATTCTGACGAAGAACGCATGCACATGCTAAAATTAGTAAAATATGTAAACGAACGTGGCGGACACGCTTTGGTTTCACAACTTTCAGAACCACCAAAAGAATACGGATCTTTTAAAGAAATGTTTCAAAAACTCTTTGAACACGAAGTAAAAGTTTCAAAGAGTATCAACGATTTGGTACACATCAGTTTGCAAGAACAAGATTATGCAACACACAACTTTTTACAATGGTATGTTGCGGAACAAATTGAAGAAGAAGCACTAGCAAGAAATATCTTAGACAAAATTAACCTTATCGGAGACGATAAAGGCGGATTGTACTTGTTTGACAGAGATGTACAAGCAATCACGGTACAATCTTCAACGGATATCACACAGTAA
- the metG gene encoding methionine--tRNA ligase, whose translation MSQHPQRYTITAALPYTNGPIHIGHLAGVYVPADIYARYLRLTGNDVAFMCGSDEHGFAIPMRAKKEGVSPQDIIDKYHGIIKQSFQDFGISFDNYSRTSAEIHHKTASDFFKKLYKAGEFTEEVTEQLYDAEADQFLADRYVIGTCPKCGHEEAYGDQCENCGSALSATELINPKSTITGNVPTLKKTKHWFLPLDKYSDFLNEWIVEGHKKDWKPNVYGQVKSWVDDGLRPRAVTRDLDWGIPVPVEGAEGKVLYVWFDAPIGYISATKEWAEREGKDWEPYWKDANTKLVHFIGKDNIVFHCIIFPSMLKAHGDYILPDNVPANEFLNLEGNKLSTSKNWAVWLHEYLEDFPGKEDVLRYALTANAPETKDNDFTWKDFQTRNNSELVAILGNFINRVVVLTHKYYDGIIPEYTGEYEELTQVKHFPAIIASSIERYRFREASQELMNLARLGNQFLQANEPWKKIKEDPEMVKGIMYVALQIASAIAVLSEPFLPFTSKKLKNILAFDADVTWSDVSTKEVLIPTGHQINKQELLFAKIDDKEIQAQLDKLEATKKANEAANKEPEPQKETATFDDFTKLDLRVGTIIEAEKVRKTKKLLKLVVDTGLDKRTIVSGIAESFTPEEIIGKKVTVLANLAPRTIAKVESQGMILMTETPTGKLVFVNPDEDDVMNGETIN comes from the coding sequence ATGAGTCAACATCCACAACGATATACAATTACGGCGGCTTTGCCATATACCAACGGTCCCATTCATATTGGGCATTTGGCTGGTGTGTATGTGCCTGCCGATATTTATGCGCGTTACTTGCGTTTAACAGGCAACGACGTTGCTTTTATGTGCGGAAGTGACGAACATGGTTTTGCCATTCCGATGCGTGCAAAAAAAGAAGGAGTGTCGCCGCAAGATATCATTGATAAATACCACGGAATCATCAAACAATCGTTTCAAGATTTTGGAATCTCATTTGATAACTATTCAAGAACGTCTGCGGAAATTCACCATAAAACGGCGTCTGATTTCTTTAAAAAATTATACAAAGCTGGCGAGTTTACAGAAGAGGTAACAGAACAATTATACGATGCGGAAGCCGATCAGTTTTTGGCGGATCGTTATGTAATAGGAACCTGTCCAAAATGCGGTCATGAAGAAGCGTATGGCGATCAATGTGAAAATTGTGGAAGCGCGTTAAGTGCTACGGAATTGATCAATCCAAAATCGACCATTACAGGAAATGTTCCTACCTTAAAAAAGACAAAACACTGGTTTTTACCATTAGACAAATACAGCGACTTTTTAAACGAATGGATTGTTGAAGGACATAAAAAAGATTGGAAACCCAATGTGTACGGACAAGTAAAATCGTGGGTAGACGATGGTTTGCGTCCACGTGCCGTAACGCGCGATTTGGATTGGGGAATTCCTGTTCCTGTAGAAGGCGCAGAAGGAAAAGTACTCTATGTGTGGTTTGATGCGCCTATCGGATACATTTCGGCAACAAAAGAATGGGCAGAAAGAGAAGGAAAAGATTGGGAACCCTATTGGAAAGATGCAAACACCAAATTGGTGCATTTTATCGGAAAAGATAATATTGTATTTCACTGCATCATTTTCCCGTCGATGTTAAAAGCACATGGCGATTATATTTTGCCAGACAATGTACCTGCGAATGAATTTTTAAATTTAGAAGGTAACAAACTTTCCACTTCAAAAAATTGGGCAGTTTGGTTGCATGAATACTTAGAAGATTTCCCAGGGAAAGAAGATGTATTGCGTTATGCGTTAACCGCGAATGCGCCCGAAACTAAAGACAACGATTTTACGTGGAAAGATTTCCAAACGCGTAACAATAGTGAATTAGTGGCGATTTTAGGAAACTTTATCAATCGTGTAGTTGTGTTGACGCATAAATATTATGATGGAATTATTCCAGAATATACAGGAGAATATGAAGAATTAACACAAGTAAAGCATTTTCCAGCGATCATTGCGAGTTCTATAGAAAGATATCGTTTCCGTGAGGCAAGTCAAGAATTAATGAATTTGGCTCGATTGGGAAATCAGTTCCTACAAGCCAATGAACCCTGGAAAAAGATCAAAGAAGATCCAGAAATGGTAAAAGGCATTATGTATGTGGCGTTGCAGATTGCTTCTGCCATTGCGGTATTGTCAGAACCGTTTTTACCGTTCACATCCAAAAAACTAAAAAACATTTTAGCTTTTGATGCAGACGTGACTTGGAGTGATGTTTCTACCAAAGAAGTATTGATCCCGACAGGACATCAAATTAACAAACAAGAATTACTGTTCGCAAAGATTGACGACAAAGAAATTCAAGCACAATTAGATAAGTTGGAAGCGACTAAAAAAGCCAACGAAGCTGCCAACAAAGAACCAGAGCCACAAAAAGAAACGGCAACTTTTGACGATTTTACCAAGTTAGATTTACGTGTCGGAACCATCATAGAAGCTGAGAAAGTTCGCAAAACAAAAAAACTCTTAAAACTTGTTGTGGATACAGGTTTGGACAAACGCACGATTGTTTCTGGAATTGCCGAAAGCTTTACGCCAGAAGAAATCATTGGTAAAAAAGTAACGGTGTTAGCCAACTTAGCACCGAGAACCATTGCCAAAGTAGAAAGTCAAGGAATGATTTTAATGACCGAAACGCCAACAGGCAAATTGGTGTTTGTAAATCCTGATGAAGACGATGTCATGAATGGAGAAACAATTAATTAA
- a CDS encoding LD-carboxypeptidase gives MKPPKPLQKGATVGILSTARKISIAEIEAAVTLLHSWDLKVVLGTTIELEMNQFAGDDMTRMLNFQQFMDDDAIDAIWCARGGYGTIRIIDQLDFSRFVQQPKWIIGYSDVTVLHSKGPQLEVETLHATMPINIPKNSKATLESLRKVLFGEHLQYTIPAKANNKIGSATGELIGGNLSMLYSMLGSDLSLNTDGKILFLEDLDEYLYHVDRMLMNLKRNGYFENLAGMIVGGMTDMHDNTIPFGKNANEIILDVTSEYNFPICFDFPAGHLDDNRALIFGRNVALEVASEVTLVF, from the coding sequence ATGAAGCCACCAAAACCACTACAAAAAGGCGCGACTGTTGGTATTTTGTCGACAGCGCGAAAAATCTCCATTGCAGAAATTGAAGCTGCAGTTACATTGCTACACAGTTGGGATTTGAAAGTTGTCCTCGGAACAACAATTGAACTCGAAATGAACCAATTTGCAGGCGACGACATGACACGCATGCTCAATTTTCAACAGTTTATGGACGACGACGCTATTGACGCCATTTGGTGTGCACGTGGCGGCTATGGAACGATTCGCATTATAGATCAGCTAGATTTTTCAAGATTTGTACAACAACCTAAATGGATTATTGGCTATTCGGATGTTACTGTTTTGCATTCTAAAGGACCGCAATTGGAAGTTGAAACGCTGCATGCTACGATGCCGATAAACATTCCCAAGAATAGCAAAGCGACTTTGGAAAGTTTACGTAAAGTACTGTTTGGTGAACACTTGCAGTATACGATTCCCGCGAAAGCGAACAACAAAATAGGAAGCGCGACAGGCGAATTGATTGGTGGAAATTTGAGTATGTTGTACAGCATGTTAGGCTCCGATTTGAGCTTAAATACAGACGGAAAGATTCTGTTTTTAGAAGATTTGGACGAATATTTGTATCATGTGGATCGTATGTTGATGAACTTGAAACGCAACGGATATTTTGAAAATCTGGCAGGAATGATCGTTGGTGGCATGACCGATATGCACGACAATACGATTCCTTTTGGCAAGAACGCAAACGAAATTATTTTGGATGTGACTTCCGAATACAATTTCCCAATTTGTTTTGACTTTCCCGCTGGACATTTGGATGACAATCGCGCGTTGATTTTTGGGAGAAATGTAGCGTTGGAAGTTGCCTCAGAAGTTACATTAGTTTTTTAG
- the ppk1 gene encoding polyphosphate kinase 1 gives MALTSTEFYNRDLSWLRFNHRVLQEAADPRNPLYERIKFLAIFSSNLDEFFKVRVSAIRQIKTLDKGLRKKLITKPNKLLKKIKKEVNLQQEEFGKIYREQIIPELKKEGIELIDYTQFSTTQQQFAKVYYQENLATKLESNTNVSDGNELFIENEKLYVTSVYNEELLIFKVPENSPRLLVFPAENNTQYITFVDDILKFHLTEVYPKNTFHSIKVSRDAELYINNEYSGNLLQKIKDSLSNRNTGQVTRMLVDKTFSTDLLNALKVELNVNDTDIIFGGTHHNFKDFFGFPNPTQKELSLPTFPPVRNKELSAYDSIFTAISEKDRLLYFPYESFDHVSELLEEAATDENVTKIKITLYRVAKESRINTALIDALQNGKEVTVFVETKARFDEQNNIKWGKILEENGAKVIYSYPGIKVHSKILFIERLENDVPSWYGYIGTGNFNEKTATLYTDFCLMTKREKITSELAQVFQILEREIIIPKAKKLLISPFTTRSTFLELIDQEIKNAQAGKEAYIILKLNSLQDTRMIEALYEASNAGVQIDLVVRGICCLVPGIVGQSENIRVKSVVGQYLEHARVYMFANGGEEKMYIGSADWMTRNLDHRIEVLTPILDADIHQQLRSYVQWQLDDSVKARIIDVKQKNEYVPQDAKAIYSQQKTYKEIVKMNS, from the coding sequence ATGGCACTGACTTCTACCGAATTTTACAACAGAGATCTCTCATGGTTGCGCTTCAATCACCGTGTATTGCAAGAAGCTGCTGATCCCCGAAATCCATTGTATGAACGCATCAAGTTTTTGGCAATATTTTCTTCTAATTTGGACGAATTTTTTAAAGTGCGCGTGTCTGCCATTCGTCAAATAAAAACCTTAGACAAAGGCTTGCGTAAAAAGCTAATTACGAAACCAAATAAGTTGTTGAAAAAGATCAAAAAAGAAGTCAACCTGCAACAAGAAGAATTTGGTAAAATCTATAGAGAGCAAATCATTCCCGAATTGAAAAAAGAAGGCATAGAACTGATTGATTACACACAATTTTCAACAACGCAGCAACAATTCGCGAAAGTGTATTACCAAGAAAATTTAGCAACAAAACTAGAATCGAACACGAACGTTTCAGACGGCAATGAACTTTTTATTGAGAATGAAAAATTATACGTAACGTCTGTTTACAATGAAGAATTGCTCATCTTTAAAGTTCCTGAAAATTCACCGCGACTCCTAGTATTTCCCGCAGAAAATAATACACAGTACATCACTTTTGTAGATGATATCCTAAAGTTTCATCTCACGGAAGTGTATCCAAAAAACACCTTCCATTCCATCAAAGTTTCCCGTGATGCCGAGTTGTATATCAACAATGAATATTCGGGCAATTTACTGCAAAAAATAAAAGACTCTTTAAGTAATAGAAATACCGGACAAGTAACGCGTATGCTAGTCGATAAAACGTTTTCTACAGATTTACTAAACGCACTAAAAGTGGAATTAAACGTGAATGATACCGACATCATTTTTGGTGGAACGCATCACAATTTTAAAGACTTTTTTGGTTTCCCAAATCCAACACAAAAAGAACTTTCATTACCAACATTTCCACCTGTTAGAAACAAAGAATTAAGCGCATACGACAGTATATTTACCGCAATTTCAGAAAAAGATCGCTTGTTGTACTTTCCGTATGAATCCTTTGATCATGTATCGGAATTGTTGGAAGAAGCTGCCACAGACGAAAACGTGACCAAAATAAAAATTACCTTATACCGAGTTGCGAAAGAATCACGCATCAACACAGCGCTGATTGATGCGTTACAAAACGGAAAAGAAGTCACGGTTTTTGTAGAAACCAAAGCGCGTTTTGACGAGCAAAACAATATCAAATGGGGAAAAATTCTAGAGGAAAACGGCGCGAAAGTCATTTACAGTTATCCTGGAATCAAAGTGCACTCCAAAATACTCTTCATTGAACGTTTGGAAAATGACGTTCCAAGTTGGTACGGCTACATTGGCACAGGAAATTTCAATGAAAAAACAGCAACATTATACACAGATTTCTGCTTGATGACCAAACGCGAAAAAATCACGTCGGAATTGGCACAAGTCTTTCAAATATTAGAGCGTGAAATCATCATTCCAAAAGCCAAAAAACTATTAATCTCTCCATTTACAACACGAAGTACATTCCTAGAATTAATAGATCAAGAAATCAAAAATGCGCAAGCTGGAAAAGAAGCATACATCATTCTAAAACTCAACAGTCTGCAAGACACACGTATGATTGAAGCTTTGTACGAAGCCAGCAATGCAGGCGTACAAATTGATTTGGTAGTCCGTGGAATTTGCTGTTTAGTACCAGGAATTGTGGGACAAAGCGAAAACATTCGTGTCAAAAGTGTGGTTGGGCAATATTTAGAACATGCACGCGTATACATGTTTGCCAATGGTGGCGAAGAAAAAATGTACATCGGTTCTGCCGATTGGATGACGCGAAACTTAGATCATCGTATTGAAGTGCTCACGCCAATTTTAGACGCAGACATTCACCAACAATTGCGTAGTTATGTACAATGGCAATTAGACGATTCTGTAAAAGCCAGAATCATTGATGTGAAGCAAAAAAACGAATATGTTCCACAAGATGCCAAAGCGATTTATTCTCAACAGAAAACCTACAAGGAAATTGTAAAAATGAACTCGTAA
- a CDS encoding YiiX family permuted papain-like enzyme, which produces MKKTLLTLIIIGILSFLVYWVTEMYQFAYGVQKDTQKTAQHTRNGNLQSGDIIFQTSTSNQSKAIQLATNSTYSHMGIIYEMDGDYFVYEAIQPVTVTPLQEWIDRGKNGHYVIKRLANANQVLTSSMLSKMKKIGEKYQGKSYDIYFEWSDDKIYCSELVWKIYKEATNIEIGQLEKLSDFDLSHKIVQSKMQERYGSNIPINEKVISPAAMFASDQLILVMEK; this is translated from the coding sequence ATGAAAAAAACACTACTAACACTGATTATTATTGGAATTTTAAGTTTCTTAGTATATTGGGTCACTGAAATGTATCAATTTGCTTATGGAGTACAAAAAGATACTCAAAAAACAGCACAACATACACGCAATGGTAACCTTCAAAGTGGCGATATCATCTTTCAGACGTCCACATCAAATCAAAGCAAAGCCATTCAACTAGCTACAAATTCAACATATAGTCACATGGGAATTATTTATGAAATGGATGGTGACTATTTTGTGTATGAAGCCATTCAACCTGTAACAGTAACACCTTTGCAAGAATGGATAGATCGAGGTAAAAACGGACATTATGTAATTAAACGACTGGCAAATGCCAACCAAGTTCTAACAAGTTCGATGCTTTCTAAAATGAAAAAAATCGGCGAAAAATATCAAGGAAAATCGTATGATATTTATTTTGAATGGTCCGATGATAAAATATATTGCTCAGAACTTGTTTGGAAAATATACAAAGAGGCAACAAATATAGAAATTGGACAACTTGAGAAGCTTTCAGATTTTGACTTGAGTCATAAAATTGTACAATCTAAAATGCAAGAACGCTACGGAAGCAACATTCCAATCAATGAAAAAGTAATTTCTCCTGCCGCCATGTTTGCTTCTGATCAACTAATATTGGTGATGGAAAAGTAA
- the hemN gene encoding oxygen-independent coproporphyrinogen III oxidase — MCNLVNKYNVAGPRYTSYPTVPYWNMETFSVDRWKASVQKSFNESNAAEGISLYIHLPFCESLCTFCGCNKRITKRHEVEQPYIKTLLKEWALYCELFETKPNIKEIHLGGGTPTFFSPENLQRLIEGLLSYANVAAGHEFSFEGHPNNTTAAHLQTLYDLGFRRVCFGVQDYNETVQKAIHRVQPFENVQRVTELARKIGYTSVGHDLIFGLPFQTSEHVQETIEKTKLLKPDRIAFYSYAHVPWIKGNGQRGFRDEDLPTADEKTAQYNLGKQLLQEADYTDIGMDHFALPTDSLYTSMIEKRLHRNFMGYTAQKTQLMIGLGVSSIADSWYGFAQNVKNIETYHHLVNEGMIPLAKGHILSAEDLLIRTHILNLMCHFKTSWTTETTQVPELANITEKLAEFERDQLIQIQNNTISITKKGKPFVRNICMAFDVLLQRKKPNTQLFSMTV; from the coding sequence ATGTGCAATTTAGTAAATAAGTATAATGTAGCGGGGCCGCGCTACACGAGTTATCCAACCGTTCCGTATTGGAATATGGAAACGTTTTCGGTTGATCGCTGGAAAGCTTCCGTTCAAAAATCATTCAACGAAAGTAATGCCGCAGAAGGTATTAGTTTGTACATCCATTTACCATTTTGCGAAAGTTTGTGTACATTTTGCGGCTGCAATAAACGCATTACGAAGCGTCATGAAGTGGAACAACCGTATATAAAAACATTGCTCAAAGAATGGGCGTTGTATTGCGAATTGTTTGAAACCAAACCCAATATTAAAGAGATTCATTTAGGCGGCGGAACACCCACATTTTTTTCACCAGAAAATTTACAGAGATTGATAGAAGGCTTGTTGTCTTATGCTAATGTAGCAGCAGGACATGAGTTTAGCTTTGAAGGACATCCCAACAATACCACAGCAGCACATTTGCAAACGTTGTACGATCTTGGATTTAGACGTGTGTGTTTTGGTGTGCAAGATTATAATGAAACGGTTCAAAAAGCCATTCACAGAGTACAACCTTTTGAAAATGTACAACGCGTAACCGAATTGGCACGAAAAATTGGCTATACATCTGTAGGACATGATCTTATTTTCGGATTGCCTTTTCAAACCTCCGAACATGTACAGGAAACGATTGAAAAGACAAAATTGTTAAAACCTGATCGCATTGCGTTTTATAGTTATGCGCATGTGCCATGGATAAAAGGAAACGGACAACGCGGTTTTCGCGATGAAGATTTGCCAACCGCAGACGAAAAAACAGCACAGTATAATTTAGGCAAACAACTATTGCAAGAAGCGGATTATACAGACATCGGAATGGATCATTTTGCCTTACCAACCGATTCGTTATATACTTCTATGATTGAGAAGCGTTTGCACCGGAATTTTATGGGATACACGGCGCAAAAAACACAATTAATGATTGGTTTGGGCGTGTCTTCTATTGCTGATAGTTGGTACGGATTTGCACAAAATGTGAAGAATATTGAAACCTATCATCATTTGGTGAATGAAGGCATGATTCCTTTAGCAAAAGGACATATTTTAAGTGCGGAAGATTTGCTGATTCGCACACATATTTTAAATTTAATGTGTCACTTTAAAACGTCTTGGACAACAGAAACGACACAGGTTCCAGAGTTGGCAAACATCACTGAAAAATTAGCAGAATTTGAACGTGATCAACTGATTCAGATACAAAACAACACCATTAGTATTACTAAAAAAGGAAAACCATTTGTACGCAATATTTGCATGGCATTCGATGTATTATTACAACGCAAAAAGCCCAACACACAATTGTTTTCCATGACTGTTTAA
- a CDS encoding universal stress protein, whose protein sequence is MQKIIVPIDFSKHSEYALEAAAALAQKHNGEILALHMLELSNALISDDDNSKQAEAVFYLKLAEQKFADFLDKPFLKDVKVTPIVKHFKVFSEVNDVAKEHNADMIVMGSHGTSGLKEIFIGSNTEKVVRHADIPVLVIKHHPILTDFEKVAFACDFSKKAIKPYINASHLFKSLGIQLHLVYINLPGTGFNSTTEMEEKVTDFLKVADGNLDNLDNVHYINDYSIEQGILNFASAKGADLIAVATHGRKGLAHFFEGSISEDIANHSALPVMTFRI, encoded by the coding sequence ATACAAAAAATTATTGTCCCGATAGATTTTTCAAAGCATTCTGAATACGCTTTAGAAGCAGCAGCTGCTTTGGCACAAAAACACAATGGAGAAATTTTAGCATTGCACATGTTAGAATTGTCGAATGCACTTATTTCTGATGATGACAACTCCAAACAAGCAGAAGCTGTTTTTTACTTGAAGTTGGCAGAACAGAAGTTCGCAGATTTTTTAGACAAACCATTTTTAAAAGACGTCAAAGTCACGCCAATTGTAAAGCATTTTAAAGTGTTTAGTGAAGTGAACGATGTAGCCAAAGAACACAATGCGGATATGATTGTGATGGGTTCTCACGGAACCAGCGGATTGAAAGAAATTTTTATCGGCTCTAACACCGAAAAAGTAGTGCGTCATGCGGATATTCCTGTGTTAGTGATTAAACATCATCCTATTTTGACCGATTTTGAAAAAGTAGCTTTTGCGTGCGATTTCTCTAAGAAAGCTATCAAACCGTATATCAACGCTTCGCATTTATTTAAATCGCTCGGTATTCAGTTGCACTTGGTATATATCAATTTACCAGGTACAGGATTTAATAGTACTACTGAAATGGAAGAAAAAGTGACTGACTTTTTAAAGGTTGCGGATGGAAATTTAGACAATTTAGACAATGTACATTATATAAACGATTATTCGATTGAGCAAGGTATTTTAAATTTTGCAAGTGCCAAAGGTGCCGATTTGATTGCCGTGGCAACGCACGGTCGCAAAGGGTTGGCACATTTTTTTGAAGGAAGTATTTCGGAAGACATTGCCAATCATTCTGCATTGCCAGTCATGACTTTCAGAATTTAA
- a CDS encoding universal stress protein, with amino-acid sequence MKNILVLTDFSTCSRNAIQYAINFLKNETCCFYVMYVHKSGSFTLDDLMSSATANVYDSVLKAEKARLHKLKVELDEAAEEQHEFHAIIDYNSFIDAIHRTIQEKNIDLLVAGFNGVSNAAEILFGSHTLSIIRRINCNTLVVPEDVKFHPPKTMLVPLDVKDDIQSEAFDKILTVVRQQNIHAHVLRVYEKGFTGNRYDESFLLKNCKDINYTYNVIENVPLDYAKSCYVQMHDIDTIGLIVQKESVFDRLFKHSSTTTISKTLKRPLLVVHP; translated from the coding sequence ATGAAAAACATCTTAGTACTTACTGATTTTTCAACGTGTTCGCGTAATGCTATACAATACGCTATAAATTTCCTAAAAAATGAAACCTGTTGTTTTTATGTGATGTATGTTCATAAATCAGGAAGTTTTACACTAGATGATTTAATGTCTTCCGCTACTGCAAATGTGTATGATAGTGTGTTGAAAGCGGAAAAAGCACGCTTACACAAACTCAAAGTTGAACTTGATGAAGCTGCCGAAGAACAACATGAATTTCATGCTATAATAGATTACAACAGCTTTATTGACGCTATACATAGGACTATTCAAGAAAAAAATATTGACTTGCTTGTTGCAGGTTTTAACGGTGTTTCTAACGCTGCCGAAATTCTCTTTGGAAGTCACACGTTAAGCATTATTAGAAGAATCAATTGCAATACATTGGTGGTTCCGGAAGATGTAAAATTTCATCCACCAAAAACCATGTTAGTGCCATTAGACGTGAAAGATGATATACAGAGTGAAGCGTTTGATAAAATTCTAACCGTTGTAAGGCAACAAAACATTCACGCACATGTATTGCGCGTATATGAAAAAGGATTTACGGGCAATCGGTATGACGAATCGTTCTTACTGAAAAATTGCAAAGACATCAACTACACCTACAACGTTATTGAAAATGTACCGTTAGATTATGCAAAATCGTGCTACGTACAAATGCACGACATCGACACCATTGGATTAATCGTTCAAAAAGAATCTGTTTTTGATCGTTTATTCAAGCATTCTTCCACAACCACAATTAGTAAGACGTTAAAGCGACCTTTATTGGTGGTGCATCCTTAG